The DNA window GGCGGCACGGAGGCGCTCAAGGAGGTCCTTTCCAGGATGCCGGTCAATTCGCCGGGGATCGTGGTGGTCCAGCACATGCCGGAGACTTTCACAAAGTCCTTCGCCGAACGGCTGGACAACCTTTCGACGCTCAAGATCAAGGAGGCCACCGACGGGGATTCCCTCACGCCTGGTGTCTGTCTTATCGCTCCTGGCAACAAGCACATGCTGCTGCGGCGCTCTGGCTCCAGGTATTACGTGGAGGTGAAGGACGGCCCGCTGGTCTGCCGGCACAGGCCGTCCGTGGAAGTGCTGTTCAATTCCGTGGCCAAGACCGCCGGAAAGAACGCTGTCGGCGTGATCATGACCGGAATGGGGGGCGACGGGGCGCAGGGGATGTTTAACATGAAGCAGTCAGGGGCGGCCACGGTGGCCCAGGACGAAGATTCTTGCGTGGTGTTCGGGATGCCCAAGGAAGCGATCAAGCTTGGGGGCGTGGACAAGGTGGTGCCCTTGGGCAAGATACCGGAAACGATACTTTCACTGGCGCAATAAATCGGGCCTTAACATGCTCGTAAATGACGAAGAGGGCAAAAGGGGGAGGCGGAGAGTCCGCTTCCTGACTGAAATCGAGGTGGAAAGCGCCGGAAAGTCCGCCACCTACAAGCGCACCCACGACGTGAGCATGAACGGCGTTTTCGTCTCCACGGCAAGACCATTGCCCATCGGGACGAAAGGGAAGTTCACCCTTGTCTTAAGCGCCGGGATGCGCAAAGAAAAAATCTCCGGAACCTACGAGGTTGTCCGCCACGTTCCCATAGACGAGGGGCTTTCCGATCCGGACCAGGGGGGAGGCATGGGGCTTAAGTTCGTGGAAATCGACCCTGAAGGGAGTGAACTGCTTTTCCAGGTCATCCAGTACAACCAGCCGGAATGAGATATTTTCAATTCACAGCGAATTGCCCTGGCCGGCCTTTGCGCGGTCCAGCCATTCGGACAACCATTAAATGACCGCATCCGCGGCGGCCGGATGGAAAGGGAGCCCGGAGTATTGGGAAGAGCTCGCCCGGATATACTCCCAAAAGTTCCGCGAAAAGCCTGGTTCATACATATTCGTCCCGCTGGCGGACGCGCTTTTCAACCTTGGCAAAATGTCCGAGGCGATCGAGACGCTGAAAATGGGAGTGGCGCTAAAACCGGGAAGCCGCGCCGGAAAGACGCTACTCGCCCAGCTTTTATATGACAATGGGGATGAAGCCGCCGCCAGGGGCTTGCTCGAGGAGATCGCCGCCAAATGGCCGGACTCCACGGCGGCGGTGTTCCTTTTATGCAAGATATACGAGCGAGACGGGCTTGTCGCCGAAGCGCTACGGCTTTCCACAACGCTTATGGACTATTTTCCCGGCTCGCGGTTCGTCCAAAAACTTGTGGAGCGGCATGAAAAGATCATCGCCGCACATGGGCGCCCGGACGCCGATGGCGCCATGGCCGTGGCCGAAGCGGCCATCGCGGAGCCTGTTAATGTAAACTCCGTCCAAATAGTGGAAACGCCCTCGGAAAGCATGTACGCTCCGCAAGAAGTCATAGAGGTTGAAAACGGGCCGCCTGGTGGTGTTATCATAGACGAAGCCGGGGGTGCGGAGGGTGAAATGGAGCCCGGCGGCGCCGTGGAAGCGCGGCGCACAAAGAGGAAGGGCCACAGGACTGGCGGAGGCAAAGCGCCCGAAAACCAGATACCGCTGTTCAGGCTTGAGAATATGCTTTCGCATATAGCGGCCATGAAGAAAACGCTTACTAATAAACACGATTGACCTGAAAGGTTTCCGATGGCAAAAAAAGCGCTGATAATCCACGGCCCTAACCTGAATCTTCTCGGGCTGAGGGAACCGTCCATTTACGGCTCGATGAACCTTCTCCAGTTGGACGAGCAGATAACGGAAAAGGGGATGGAGATGGGGCTGGACGTCACCATCAGGCAGTCCAACCACGAGGGGGAGATCGTGGAGATGGTACAAAAAGCGCCGGGAGAAGCGGATATTATCATAATAAATCCCGGCGCCTACACCCATACCAGCGTCGCCATACGCGACGCAATACTGTCCGTCGGGTTGCCGGTGATCGAAGTACATTTGTCCAACATTTACAAGCGCGAGGAATTCCGCCGCAAGTCCTTCATATCCGACATCGCCGTGGGGGTGATCACCGGGTTCGGCCCGGAAAGCTATCTTTTGGCCCTGCAGGCGGCGGCGAACCTGTAGCCCGCGCCGCGCCATGATCCTCGACTCGCCGGACAGC is part of the Nitrospinota bacterium genome and encodes:
- a CDS encoding chemotaxis response regulator protein-glutamate methylesterase — its product is MGKIRVLVVDDSSIARQVISKALSSDPDIEVVGAAPDPFIARDQIIERKPDVITLDVEMPRMDGVSFLRKLMKHYPIPVVMVSSLTQKGAETTLAALEAGAVEIVAKPVMEKHNLSEITVELIDKVKAASKARIRPITHQAAIVSKTPISSAMVATTNKVVAIGASTGGTEALKEVLSRMPVNSPGIVVVQHMPETFTKSFAERLDNLSTLKIKEATDGDSLTPGVCLIAPGNKHMLLRRSGSRYYVEVKDGPLVCRHRPSVEVLFNSVAKTAGKNAVGVIMTGMGGDGAQGMFNMKQSGAATVAQDEDSCVVFGMPKEAIKLGGVDKVVPLGKIPETILSLAQ
- a CDS encoding PilZ domain-containing protein; translation: MLVNDEEGKRGRRRVRFLTEIEVESAGKSATYKRTHDVSMNGVFVSTARPLPIGTKGKFTLVLSAGMRKEKISGTYEVVRHVPIDEGLSDPDQGGGMGLKFVEIDPEGSELLFQVIQYNQPE
- the aroQ gene encoding type II 3-dehydroquinate dehydratase, which translates into the protein MAKKALIIHGPNLNLLGLREPSIYGSMNLLQLDEQITEKGMEMGLDVTIRQSNHEGEIVEMVQKAPGEADIIIINPGAYTHTSVAIRDAILSVGLPVIEVHLSNIYKREEFRRKSFISDIAVGVITGFGPESYLLALQAAANL